The Leguminivora glycinivorella isolate SPB_JAAS2020 chromosome 25, LegGlyc_1.1, whole genome shotgun sequence nucleotide sequence CGCCTTTTATAATGTCACGAACAAAACGTGTTTTATTATTGATCACAGCCATCATGACACGACGTAAAGCGAAAGCAAAGAAAGAATAATAAATACCCTACAATTGTTAATTCTACGACAACTAGATGGCGATAGTAGTCCTTGATATCAATggacacaattttatttattacagttaaaaaaaaaaaaaaaaatgcatgtttCGTTTGgtgtacctttaattttcatttgcttgtacatacatacatagatgtCGCTAGTAGGCCTATTATAATTGGCAGAACACCTAAGCAGTTTGTCTTATAACAAGATTTACAAGACAGTCATATTAGAGAGTGATATTGAACTTGCGCCTCGCCGGATCATTGCTGcaaattaacagttttttttttttttcggaatgGTCGATATGAATATTACCGTTTGTAAATTCTGTAAAACAATGTAATGGATTAAAACAAACATTGAACTTAAACCGTAATGTTCATGATAATTTGCATTTTTTTGAACTATCTCACTCTCAATCACTCACTCACTTTTATTGATCGCCACTCTTTTCAAACTTCCTATTTTccgcacttatatcgtaatgtTACAATGTAgtatttcagtacatatggaGTTTTATTTCACCATAGTGCGCAAAGtagtacatttcttgtcaggtcgaaacttcaaagcacagtgttttcagtcaaaggaaatagtaaatccgatgtacttaggatatgtttaggaaaatcAACGATAGGGGTGTGAAAtacaattatatgccgtagtgcaagttgttcgctagatgtcactgttacccccgcaaactgggtaatgacttgttgtcgtaaaatgtataagtatttttttgatgtccaaatatttcgctagatgtcgctgtaccacccgcaaactagcgaacAATATTCTATGGTTATTATTTCTAATTACATCGTAAGTTTTTGAAACTCTGTTGGTGTTTTTTGCTCTGATTTATAATGAAAAACGTCAAACCTATTTTAAAATTGcttatttaatgttttatgtgcaataaggaaCCTTTCGaaatggaaagtcacatgaaaagttgtcgtaacttaataatagatggcgctgcattcgaaaatcttgactgatgataactctataccatactattcactATACTCTATGGAATCGCCTGCTACATGCAACCTGAAGGTCAGGTAAGCCAGTACACAATATCATTCCCTTCTTCTTAGTTATTAGGCTTGTTCATAATGATGTAAAAGAAGTTCAGATGGCATCTTTGTTTGATTGTCGAGTTGATGCCGCTAATAGCTAGTGCTAATTTAATACTAATATTGGCCAATTTTAACATATCAAGTAAAGGACATGAGTCCAATAATATCAACGCTGAGGTTCAATGttttaacccctcgtatgcttagacacggatccgtgcgtgggaattGTAATATATTGTTCTAAAAGTCAAGGTCACTATTTCAATGatcaaaattgacaggccgcaCACGAGGGGTCCATCCTTTGTCGAGAGATGGCTCTCCTCCCTCGAGATtcggaaggcggttaaaaaaaaataacaaaggcATCGATTAACTCAAcaatatgtgtgtatgtatgtcatcataaaaataagttttattgtaTATGATTGAGCTATATTCCCGGTTACGGTACTAAGagttaaatagttttatttgatactagcttttgcccgcggcttctctcgcgttagaaagagacaaaaagtagcctatgtcactcttcattccttcaaccatctccacttaaaaaatcgcgtctTTTTGTCGctccgctccgttttgccgagaaagacggacaaacaaacagacacacacactttcccaattataatattagtatggacgaCATTCggaaaactgcggggcacttctggatgaaatattagcccaggaccgggatgagtggcgtacacgaacggaggcctgtgcccagcggtgggcgattaatggctgaaatgatgatgatgagtatgGATTCCTGCCTGTCATTTTAAGGATTAGTTCTATATGTAAATAAGGCTAGTTATCAACAAgatgtttcatgttttattagaATATCTTACCATATTTTTGTAGCTTACCTGTTTTtacaatataaatacataaaaaagtttacaaaataatatatatgtaataattaataacGATGCTGTTATCACAATTTCTGTTGGCAATTTGGGTATAACTAAACATGAAACAGCCCCAGAGGGCCCGTACGTCCACACCAAGACTTTTCACAAGTGTGTAGCTTCGTGTCTCTTCAAGCTTTCTTTCTGCCTGCATCTGTACTCGCAGGAACTACACTTCCAAGGTTTATCCCCCGTGTGAGTCATCTCGTGATTTCGTAAAATATTTTTCCGCTTGCACTTGTACACACAGAAACGGCACTGAAAAGGCTTTTCTCCAGTGTGTTTCATCTCGTGGTCTCGTAGACTTGATCTCTGCCTGCACCAGAACCCACAAAAACTGCACTGAAAAGGCTTTTCCCCAGTGTGAGTCATCTCGTGATCTCGTAGATATGATTTCCACCTGCACCGGTACTCGCAATAATTACACTTCAAAGGCCTTTCCTTGTAATGGGTCATCATATGATTACGTAACTCTACAACATTCTCGCATTTGCATTTACAATATCTACACTGAAAAAATTTGTTCTCAGCGTGGCTCTTCTCGTGACTTCTTAAAGTTATTTCATGTATGCACTTGTATTCACAATATCTACACTGAGCTGTCTTCTCCCTAGTGTGCTTCATCTCGTGGAAGCGCAGGTACCTCTTCCGCCGGCACTTGTATTCGCAATAACGACACCGGAACGGCTTCAGGTCGGAGTGCGTCGTTTGATGACGCTGGAGGCTTTTCTTGGTTTTGCACTTGTAGCCACAGACACTACAGTCGAACGGCTTTTCCTCAGCGTGTGTCTTCACGTGATCGCTTAAGCCAGCCGCACGATGGGTTCTATAGTTACAGTGCTGACACCTGAACGGTTTGTCGCCGGTGTGTTTCCTCAGGTGATCTATTAAGTACGCCTTGCTCATGCACGCGTACTCGCAGTCGTTACATTTAAACACGGTTTCATCGGTGTGTCTCATCTCGTGAGTTCGCAGGGACTCTCGCTGCCGGGTCCTGTAGTGACAGTGCTTACACTTGAACGGTTTCTCGCCAGTGTGAATCATCATGTGAGTCAATAATGTCGATTTCTGCGTGCACTTGTACCCACAATCGTTACACTCGAAGAGTCTATCGCTAGATGTTGTACAGTCGCGTGTCGTCGGTCGGGAGTGTGTGTCTGCTCGGGTGGAACGCGTGGAGGGTGGTGTGGTGGGGTGAGCGCGCGCGTGTTTGTCCCGGGGAGGCCGCCCCCGCCCCGCCGCAGCGGAGACAGCAGCGGGCGCTGGAATATCatataatttgttttataataattatctttAGGCATGCTCGGTGTCTATAGTTTCCTGTCTTGTCTTTGTTACATACGAGAGAGCGCAAACCTATTTATGTTTCTGTAATGTTCCTCTTCACTTAAGAGCCCTTATGTCCCACATACGtctacagggtgtattttgacaGCGgctcagtaagggcagctatgagattcCGTGGTCGTACGCGAAAATGGTCTAAAGAGACCTTCCCTCGATTTCGAATTGATAAAAAGTGGCATTTtcagattttggaaaaacatACAAGTTGCgcaaaagggcatttttgacaaaaaaaaatctattccaATCGATCCAATTCCTGTCTGAATCtaaagcttgtatgggaccaaaaaaaattccgcgaaaagcttttcccatacattttgtatgaaaaaaaactttttttcacatggtgtttttttaatgccaatcgattccattcctattcagtatcaataGTTTCTTTGGCCTCAACTTGCGGTAATGTGCTTTTGATCCTGTTAGGAATGTGATCGACTAGGACGATTGGCGTCAAAAATCATTTTTCTCAGAAATGCCGTTTTTTTTCGCACgctgtatgtttttttacaaaatctgtaaatgccatttctcatcaatttgaaatcgagggaAGGTCTCCTTAAACCATTTTCGCGTAGAACCAGAGAATCTCATATATAGCTGCTCGTACttacccgctatcaaaatacaccctgtatatctaCACTGGCTGTTTTCTGCGCGGGGCGAACGCTTCGCGAGGCCGCTCGGACAGTCTACACCCGCAATTAAGGTATTTTGAGGCTTGAATGATATGGATAAAagtcaatataaaaatatattttgacatttaagtatTATAGGACATGTATGAAAATTAGGATAAGtaaatacatacaattacataTTGATATTTAGGTGTAACGAAACCAAACCGTCATGATGATACGAGTAGGTATCGGTGATATTCAGCAATGTGGtgtttcaaattcaaaatatctttattcatgtaggcctagttagggttgcaaaaaaacggttttttttctggcttgaaaaaaaaacatgaaaaaaaaaaccgtgaaaaaaaagtttttttttctggagtatgtttttttcctaaagtacgaaatctcaaaatttgctaagtagttaatacttttatacagttttttagacttaatgttaactattaaacgaatttaatcaaataactttaatttctggtcttataaaataaaaccgccttcaaaaataagcgcgttacaaaacacggagaaactaaaaagcaaaaaataataaacctttgaattcagatttcttatcggattgcaataatctaaacatccaaattataaacaaatcaattacttttgtagtcggtaccagacctgttaatcgccttgctattcctgtttgcaccacccaaccatacgcaggctggcaccgactccaaaaataattgatttgtttataatttggatgtttagattattgcaatccgataagaaatctgaattcaaaggtttattattttttgctttttagtttctccgtgttttgtaacgcgcttattagggttccgtagccaaaatggcaaaaacggaacccttatagtttcgtcatgtccgtctgtccgtctgtccgtctgtccgtctgtcacagccgatttactcggaaactataagtactacagtgatgaaatttgatgggaatatgtgttgtatgaaccgctacaaaattatgacactaaatagtaaaaaaaaagaattgggggtggggcccccatacatgtaactgagggatgaaaatttttttttcgatgtacatacccgtgtggggtatcaatggaaaggtcttttaaaatgatataaagttttctaaaaaacatttttcttaaagtgaacggtttttgagatatcagctctcaaagtcgtaaaaagtatgtccccccccctctatttttataactacggggtataaaattctaaaaaaaatagaggtgatgcatgctaattaactctttcaacgatttttggtttgatcaaagtatctcttatagtttttgagataggttgatttaactgtaattttggttaagttattggtttattatatttgctgctacggaaccctttgtgcgcgagcccgactcgcacttggccggtttttttgaaggcggttttattttttgttaaaaagtttatttatttgttgatttttagtggttcctattgatattctatgtatcagtccgaatatatgtacagtagtgaaagaattatcctttaactcctaaccattgaggagttgaccttccatcatcagctcagccacataaagttatcaccatcaggcgtaaatactggtatacctttgaaaaatacactaaaaacactacatgtgcctataacatttgaggagttccctcgatttctccaagatcccatcatcagaccccgacttggtgccaatgggaccatctcggggttatacctgaacgaatgaaaaaaaaaattttgaaaatcggttaatgattctcggagatatcgaataacatacatacaaaaaaaaattaaaaaaaaaacagtcgaattgagaacctccttttttgaagtcggttaaaaagtaacatttacgaaatctgtagttggtagttatcactacaTATTTACTGTTGGAAACACCACCGCCtttccacgctacacgcagcatcggggattccccaataaacgtttgtatactgaatgttaattgaattaaaatgtacgttattgttattgaaacacgttacaactcacgaaaaaccgttactgtcgtattatttgttcaccTGAAAAAACCCATATTTAGAAataaaaccatggtgctcggtttttttttcatgttttttttttcacaattctaaaaaaaaaaaatttggtttttttttctatttacaaccctaggcctagttacaagctcttatgaatagttcattacatacgagtatgtatatattatgatcttaatctaacctgttcataataatattgagtctataatatacaatttcatataaaaataatatataattaggtatatgtatacatatatatacatgtGTGTTTACAAGAACCACACTCACCATGGACTGCCACCTCGGGCctgcccgccgccgccgcccactCCATGCTCATGGGCACATGGATGTGCACCGCCACGTGGCGCAGCAACTCAGTCTTGGAGTGGAAGCGGTGTCCGCACAGGTCGCACACCGGCTCTCTGTCGTAGTCAGGAGTCTGGTGTACTGCTTGTTCAGTGTCCGAGTCTGCGTGTGGCGGAGTGGCGTGCCAGCCGGCGGTGTCTACAGGGAAATTACTTATgaataataatacataaaactAGAAGGTTCATATTGTAGGTTCATAGgttgtaggtacagtcaccgcaATAACATTGCACGAAAAGAAGACTGCGAAAATATTTGACACAATGTTATGTGTAGAGCAGTAAATTGTAGTCACCTCTCGGCACCGGGGCGAGTACGGGGCGGTGCGGGTGCTCCGGGCCCAGCACCAGCTCGTCCTTCACCTCGTGGCCCGCGTACAGCCCGGCCAGCAGGGCCGCCGCGCTCACTCCGCACCCGGCCACGTCGTCCGCACACTCCTCTTCCTCTGCAGTGTCTGCTTCCACCTTCACCGTCACTGAAACATAATGCACATCATATAATCATAAAATACATCTTTATTAGACCATGGACacagtatttaatttttttcttgtgTTATTGTTCTGAGCCATTGATGATAGGACAGAGAAGAAGATAAGAAAGACATAGGCAACTATTATTGACAGTAGTATTCTAATGGCAAGTaggtattacattttttttttacactcaTTTTTGTTTAATTATCCTGGTGCATTAGACCCGGCTTGttgggtgaaggcctcctccatcaATTTCCACATGTCACTATCTTGGGCAATTTGGATCCAACAACGATCCAATTTGGTGCAATGAAATACTCAATAGTATTTTTTACTGTCTATGAGTATATTAGAGCATAAAATACTCAATACTCCGTGTGCATGTCGAGGTCACCACGAGCACCTTCCCTCCCTTTACTGAGCCATTCATGAGGTCCATGTATTAAGTTGAAGTGTGGAGCAACTCTCGTAAGGGGTCCTTACTCACAGAATCTTTGATAAAGAAGTGATCATGAGTACTGTTAGTGCgatttcatattatccgatccgatatcggatgtcgaaaggattttaaaggcaaaaatcaaagatggcgacttaaatgtatgggatatcggtccgacatccgatatcggatcggataatgtgaaaacgcacttagtgcgAGCTTACCTTCAAGAGTCCACTCGGCTTCCTGTTTCACACGCGCTGTTCCCTCCATCGTGCTTAAAGCCCTCGCTTTCCAATAATTATTTGTCAAACAAATAGAAAAtacacaaacaaataaaacacgAAATAACCACGCTTTCGCCggcaaaacaaaacaataccAATTTTTACCAGTGCAGTGCATGCAACTGACAGATGACATGACAGAGTGACAGCGCCAAAACTGACAAGTAACGTAATAGCCTCTCTAAGGgtgcgcgcacacgggcaacaaagttgctcggcgactttcgtatttgtgtgaaaagttgcgtcgccccgtgtgcgcactttcatactaggccatggccgcgacaaaaaagtcgccggcaacagttgcccgtgtgcgcggggccTAAATGCCGCGATAACCGCATGTGATTTGCGTTAACATTGCGTCTGTGGATTCGTATACAGCTGTAATTCTTAGTTAATTATTATTACTAAGAAAGTTATTATTAGCTATTATTTCAGGATTTTCTTTCATATTTACTACATATTGCAATATTACTCTTTCAttcgatttttataatattaggtaagggcccgcgcacacgggggcaacagttgctcggcgactttcgtatttgtatgaaaagttgcgtcgcctcgtgtgcgcactttcatactaggccatggccgcgacaaaaaagtcgccggcaacagttgcccgtgtgcgcgggccctaaAAGACATGGAGACAGTCCATttttatgtctttcccatcacggaacaatggtgttccggacctttgggaggcgtacgcggggccgaagccaacgcgtagaggccctttgacactttaatgaaatgtaaggggtacaccgagcggatgctgcccttgcccgtatcatgggacacacgcagaggcaacacccgccagggtgtaaggactatttgagagttaatggaatttaaaatgaactgggctattttgatgaaagtgatggactaaatactgggctatggataaaaaaccgcacgcctgcctaataaaatggtatccaattttatttccggcagacggtgactcgtccccacaagatgggcccccacaaaaagcgacattcaagatggctcaagggcaacaccggtgtgggaactcaagggtgttgagaggtgtacaccgctttctgcccagtggctgtcaagccactgtaccaactcgcgtcttatgcaaattttcacttccacccctggagcatatagccctaacgactccactctggacggccagccaaggcaagccagaggtagagagtactgtcccacccacccgccttacgggtaacagaactccccaggagcactcgggtacgtggggtcgctgttccccaacagctcgccacaagctgccctgcgttgactgattgcactggttaaaccaatgggcgatggggtcgtcacatccctacgccattattattattactattattatttgtaaagcagGCAGGTAGTTGTAGTAACTGATAAAGCCTGTATCCAGTTGTCGGTAGAGGTTTCAGGTGTTATGTGGAATTAGCACTGTGCTTGTCTAACTTATTCTTGAATTCGTTTACACTTTGGACCGATATTACATCCTCCGGGAGCTGATTCCAAGCTTTTACCACTTTACTACTAAAGAAATGTCTATGAGGATTGTTGTATGACCTGCGAGAGACCAGTTTATACTGATGACCTCTCAGACGGGTGTTGTTATTACGTTCTAGCATTTTATGAAAATCTTTGAGGTCATAATTTTTGGCTTCAATTTTTAACGTGTCAGGTAATTTTATAGAGCAGGTTTCTGGGCTCTATAAAATTACCGTTACGGAgtcggggacaaagatagagatagggacggggataagaatagggattggggtcggaataaacggtcggcaatcgatatctaggcagtgtaaaatgcaggtggctcagtgggaaggtattaagTTCAAGTTCAAAgtgtttatttgtaaaacataGGTGCAGTATACAGTGGtggataaaattataaatatggtaTCACTATGCTTTGCATTTTGGCGTACAAAAACATTGTCCTTAAGATAATTCTTACAATAACTTaactaagtataaaataaatcataaaatatgtaCAGTCTTAAAGATTCATAAAATCATTCATTAAAAAACAgaacattttattataatttaaaaaaacagaaaattatattataattattaacattCACGGGTCaagatcatttttttttatatatacatataatttcaTTCTTAATTACCTATAGTGTTTCACACGAAAAGAAGTCTGTGATTGAGTAAAAACATTTATCAACAAGTACTTGTGCTAGCTTATTCTAGTGTTGGCAATGATTTTATTCTATctggcaatttattatagatttTGCTCGCTAACCAAAATATGCTTTTACGTTTCAACGCGGTGTTTGCGCGTTCTGTGAATAGGTTTTTACCATACCTTGTACTTCTGGGAAATACTTCAGATACCGTTTTAAAGAGGCCTAAGTTTGCTTTGACGAAGAGAGCAGCTTCAAGTATATAGTCTATATACTTATAGAGGCATGGAAacgttaatatttttagttccTTGAAATGTGGCTCACAACTGTCTTCACGTTTGAGTCCACAAATTGCTTTTACACATTTTGAGCCTTGAAGACAGTCTTTCTGTTTGTAGAGTTCCCCCAATATATAATGCCGTAGCGTAAGGTCGATGCCACGAACCCATGGTAAGCCGTCATGACAGTCTCAACACTTGCCCGCTTGGCAAGCTTATATAAGGCGAAAGCAAATTGGTTCAATCTTTTACAAATGGCGTCGGTTTGAGATCTCCATGACAGCCCACTGTCGATTTGAAGCCCTAAAAATTTCGTTTGGTTCACTGCTTCTATTATAGATCCTTGATAAGCGCAATTAATGGTGCTGATTGGTGATCGTTGGTTAAAATGGATAATTTTCGTTTTGTTTaagttaattaataaattattattttcaagcCATTCAATTATATGTCGCAATGTATTATTAATTTCAAGTTCATAAATATCGGCATTCCTACTCTCGATAACTACTGTGCTGTCGTCTGCAAAGAGGACCATTGGGTATTTGATATGCCGCGGGAGATCATTAATAAACAGGAGGAACAGAAGCGGCCCTAGAACGCTGCCCTGGGGAACTCCATATACAGTATTGCGTTTTGTAGATGTATAAGTTACCTGCACTTTTTTATTTACGTCTAGTTGTGTTAGCTCCGTATACTGTTCTCTATTGCTTAGAAACGACTCTGAGTTTCGTTTGATATTTCGTCATATCCATAAATATGGCGCATATTGGCCCTGTGTTATCCATGGCATTGATAACCGGATGCAGAAGGTCATACACTGCCATATCTATGGAAGTATGCTTGCGAAAGCCTTTCTGCTCGGGTGCTAGTAATTTATATTTCTCTAGAAAGCTGTACAGCGATTCGTATATGACTTTTTCGAAAATCTTAGAGAATATGGATACAAGAGCGATGGGCCTATAATTCGCCATATTAGTCTTATCATCCCTTTTATGTAGTGGTTTAATAATGGTTATTTTTAACTTCTCTGGGTAGACGCCTGACGCTATGCTAAGGTTTATTACATGACTTAAAGGCGATGCGATAATGTCTGACACATACttaataatttttgtacaaattcCATCATGTCCTACACTGTTAGATTTTTTTAGCGACTTGATAATAGTAGTTATATCGCAAGGAATGGTAGGTCTCATGTAGATAGTTTGTGGACAGTTAACACTCACATTTTGGAATTTCGAGTGTTTGTGACTTTGTATTTGGTCAATGAAAAAGTCATTAAATGAATTCGCAACATTTTCGGCCCCAGACACAATCTTATTATCTTTCCTTACATGTATTATAGGCTCTTTTGGAAAACACTGGTTATTTTGGTTGATAACTTGCCATGTCGCCTTGGATTTATTTTCGGATGTATTTATAAAATGATTATTCTGGGAAAGTTATgtaagttttatatttttttttaatttggcgTTATAATTTTTATGCG carries:
- the LOC125239316 gene encoding gastrula zinc finger protein XlCGF26.1-like; translation: MSSVSCMHCTGKNWYCFVLPAKAWLFRVLFVCVFSICLTNNYWKARALSTMEGTARVKQEAEWTLEVTVKVEADTAEEEECADDVAGCGVSAAALLAGLYAGHEVKDELVLGPEHPHRPVLAPVPRDTAGWHATPPHADSDTEQAVHQTPDYDREPVCDLCGHRFHSKTELLRHVAVHIHVPMSMEWAAAAGRPEVAVHAPAAVSAAAGRGRPPRDKHARAHPTTPPSTRSTRADTHSRPTTRDCTTSSDRLFECNDCGYKCTQKSTLLTHMMIHTGEKPFKCKHCHYRTRQRESLRTHEMRHTDETVFKCNDCEYACMSKAYLIDHLRKHTGDKPFRCQHCNYRTHRAAGLSDHVKTHAEEKPFDCSVCGYKCKTKKSLQRHQTTHSDLKPFRCRYCEYKCRRKRYLRFHEMKHTREKTAQCRYCEYKCIHEITLRSHEKSHAENKFFQCRYCKCKCENVVELRNHMMTHYKERPLKCNYCEYRCRWKSYLRDHEMTHTGEKPFQCSFCGFWCRQRSSLRDHEMKHTGEKPFQCRFCVYKCKRKNILRNHEMTHTGDKPWKCSSCEYRCRQKESLKRHEATHL